In one Thermodesulfobacteriota bacterium genomic region, the following are encoded:
- a CDS encoding MBL fold metallo-hydrolase: protein MDEIVNGLYRLGGVRQPAFLAMGKHRVVQIDAGPTFMGPAYLNDIVELLGKKRQPDYLFFSHWHFDHVGSAPYLLRHFSEMRLGGSKKFVKLLEQERVIETIARLNQGLVKKYDTAKEFVPQDFNYAALNVGRVLKDGDVVDLGGGESIEVISTPGHTWDSLSFFLPRSRTILTGEAVGIIPGDDFWVSPQFLSNYDDYILSIQRIRQKQPKVIVMGHHQVVKEVTEKFFAASLSDCRAFRTMIEQYLKEAQMDQQKVIQRIKDEEYLTLRKGKQPEEAFLLNTRAQVKLIAKNMTD, encoded by the coding sequence ATGGATGAAATTGTAAACGGACTATATCGATTGGGCGGTGTTCGGCAGCCGGCCTTTTTAGCTATGGGAAAACACAGGGTTGTCCAGATAGATGCTGGGCCGACTTTTATGGGCCCGGCATATTTAAACGATATCGTCGAACTCCTGGGGAAAAAGAGACAACCGGATTATCTTTTTTTTTCTCACTGGCACTTTGACCACGTGGGAAGTGCCCCATACCTTCTTCGTCACTTCTCTGAAATGAGATTGGGCGGAAGCAAAAAGTTTGTTAAACTGCTTGAACAGGAAAGGGTAATAGAAACAATCGCCAGGCTAAACCAGGGTCTGGTCAAAAAATATGATACAGCCAAAGAGTTTGTTCCCCAGGATTTTAATTACGCTGCATTAAACGTCGGCCGGGTACTTAAAGACGGTGATGTGGTCGATCTTGGAGGCGGAGAGTCTATTGAAGTCATAAGCACACCCGGTCATACCTGGGACAGTTTAAGCTTTTTTCTTCCCCGCAGCAGGACAATACTGACCGGTGAAGCGGTGGGAATCATTCCAGGAGATGACTTCTGGGTGTCCCCCCAGTTTCTATCAAACTATGATGACTATATTTTATCAATCCAGCGAATTCGCCAAAAGCAACCAAAGGTAATCGTCATGGGCCATCACCAGGTGGTGAAAGAGGTGACAGAAAAATTTTTCGCTGCATCTCTTTCCGATTGCAGGGCGTTTCGAACAATGATCGAACAATATCTTAAAGAAGCGCAAATGGATCAGCAGAAGGTCATCCAGCGTATTAAGGATGAAGAGTACCTGACTCTTCGCAAGGGAAAGCAACCCGAAGAGGCATTCCTTTTGAACACCCGGGCTCAGGTAAAGTTGATAGCAAAAAATATGACAGACTGA
- a CDS encoding long-chain fatty acid--CoA ligase, protein MNLGEWIYKRALTYPDRPFLKCGNLEYNNRQFNEKVNQMAHALIKLGVKKGDRVATLMGNSSEFLEIFFACAKTGMIILPLNFRLVVPELEYIISDCTPSVLIYSSDFVTKVEEIKADQDKIKHYLKHRGDELADDLSVVEFASSCPAEEPVLKEEIAFKDPLLIMYTSGTTGGPKGAMLSHENFFFGAIHSMISYGINATYKSLVIAPLFHIGALAASATPIIYAGGSLVIESFDNPSEISDLIFKEKINYIFAVPVMYEMIAKTPRWEKVDFSHVHFFIAGGASMPVPLIRKYQKEKGIRFAQAYAMTETLRLTTLDLEDSARKAGSVGKEVFHILLRIVDNDGNDVLPGEPGEIIVKGPTIFLQYWNKPEETRKAFQNGWFHTGDMGKRDEEGFLYIVGRKIDLIISSGENIYSVEVERAIESIPQVEEAAAVAMPDPKRGEVVAGFVLLKKGAGINETGLIEALQGKIAHFKIPKKVFFIKDFPRNSAGKILKRELRARLNPSR, encoded by the coding sequence ATGAATTTAGGAGAATGGATTTACAAACGCGCCCTGACTTATCCGGACCGCCCCTTTTTAAAATGCGGCAATCTGGAGTACAACAACCGGCAGTTCAATGAAAAGGTAAACCAGATGGCCCACGCGCTTATCAAGCTGGGGGTTAAAAAGGGTGACCGGGTGGCAACCTTGATGGGTAATTCCAGCGAATTTTTAGAGATCTTCTTTGCCTGTGCCAAAACGGGAATGATTATACTTCCCCTTAACTTCAGGCTGGTGGTGCCGGAGCTTGAATATATTATTAGCGACTGTACTCCCAGCGTTCTCATCTACTCTTCTGATTTCGTAACAAAAGTAGAAGAAATTAAGGCCGACCAGGACAAGATTAAACACTATCTTAAACACAGAGGAGACGAACTGGCCGATGATCTTTCAGTGGTGGAGTTCGCCTCTTCGTGCCCAGCCGAGGAACCGGTTCTCAAAGAGGAAATTGCATTCAAAGATCCACTTTTAATCATGTACACTTCCGGAACTACCGGTGGTCCCAAAGGTGCCATGCTTTCTCACGAGAATTTTTTCTTTGGCGCCATCCATTCAATGATCAGCTACGGTATCAATGCAACCTATAAATCCCTGGTGATTGCCCCTCTGTTTCACATCGGGGCTTTGGCCGCATCGGCCACGCCGATTATTTATGCCGGAGGTTCGCTGGTGATCGAAAGCTTCGACAACCCATCTGAAATCAGCGATCTCATCTTTAAAGAAAAGATCAATTACATATTCGCCGTACCGGTAATGTATGAGATGATTGCAAAAACACCCAGGTGGGAAAAGGTTGACTTCTCTCACGTCCACTTCTTCATTGCAGGCGGAGCTTCCATGCCCGTTCCCTTGATCCGAAAGTACCAAAAAGAAAAGGGCATCAGATTTGCACAGGCATATGCGATGACCGAGACACTTCGTTTAACCACCCTGGACCTTGAAGATTCAGCGCGAAAGGCCGGTTCAGTCGGCAAAGAGGTGTTTCACATCCTCCTTCGAATCGTAGATAACGACGGAAATGATGTTCTACCGGGTGAGCCCGGTGAAATCATTGTTAAAGGTCCAACCATCTTTTTGCAGTATTGGAACAAACCTGAAGAAACCCGAAAAGCATTTCAAAACGGATGGTTTCATACCGGGGACATGGGCAAACGGGATGAGGAAGGCTTCCTTTACATTGTAGGGAGAAAGATAGATTTGATTATAAGCTCGGGTGAAAACATCTATTCGGTTGAGGTTGAACGAGCCATCGAATCAATCCCGCAGGTAGAAGAAGCGGCGGCAGTGGCGATGCCTGATCCAAAGAGAGGTGAGGTGGTTGCGGGATTTGTGTTATTGAAGAAAGGCGCCGGCATAAACGAAACCGGACTGATCGAAGCCCTCCAGGGAAAGATCGCTCATTTCAAGATTCCCAAGAAAGTCTTCTTTATAAAAGACTTCCCCAGAAACAGCGCAGGAAAAATTCTTAAAAGAGAACTCAGGGCCCGGCTTAATCCTTCACGCTGA
- a CDS encoding beta-ketoacyl-[acyl-carrier-protein] synthase family protein, which yields MNKRVVVTGVGMVTPLGTGKSRFSHNLFQGDSGISPITSFDTSRFPSRLGAQVSDFTPADFISKKNLRKMDRLSRLAAASARMAIDDSGVNLDCINMDRMGIILGTAYGSTDVSVQFAGILFDEGPRMVSPILVPNSVMNAPAGHTSIELKFRGINSTVNHHEASAETAIAYAAAEIKRGSADVMLAGGTEIISEFFFEILNKFRALSCASQGSEEARPFDTLRNGFVVGEGSGILCLEDLSQAEARGAIPYCEIAGWGMSAYPSSPTDWPSDPKGPALAMTRALESAGIGPDEIDYVCASANGGRQLDVLEAEALSSVFAAKGKRPYISSIKGAVGESFSSGGIRAAAMALSIKETVIPPTLGLNNPIMPLRFVVNKKKKTRVDFGMVNGFSSGGTFVSIILKAL from the coding sequence ATGAATAAACGAGTGGTAGTCACAGGCGTGGGGATGGTCACTCCTTTAGGGACGGGAAAAAGTCGCTTTTCACACAACCTTTTCCAAGGAGATTCAGGCATCTCTCCAATTACATCTTTTGATACATCCCGGTTTCCCTCCAGGCTGGGAGCGCAGGTGTCCGACTTTACCCCGGCAGATTTTATTTCTAAAAAAAACTTAAGAAAGATGGATCGTCTTTCCCGCCTGGCAGCAGCTTCAGCACGGATGGCCATTGATGATTCCGGAGTTAATTTAGATTGCATCAACATGGACCGGATGGGAATTATTTTAGGCACGGCCTATGGAAGCACCGATGTTTCGGTTCAATTCGCAGGAATACTTTTTGATGAAGGCCCCAGGATGGTCAGCCCCATCCTGGTACCCAACTCGGTAATGAACGCCCCTGCAGGGCACACATCCATAGAGCTTAAATTCAGGGGCATAAACTCTACCGTGAACCACCACGAAGCTTCGGCGGAGACCGCCATCGCCTATGCAGCCGCAGAGATAAAACGGGGCAGTGCCGATGTCATGCTGGCCGGAGGCACTGAAATTATTTCAGAATTCTTTTTTGAAATTTTAAACAAGTTCAGAGCGCTTTCTTGTGCAAGCCAAGGCTCGGAGGAAGCCCGTCCCTTTGACACGCTGAGAAACGGCTTTGTCGTTGGTGAGGGATCGGGAATTTTGTGCCTGGAAGACCTGTCGCAGGCCGAAGCCAGGGGAGCCATTCCGTATTGTGAAATTGCAGGATGGGGCATGAGTGCTTATCCGTCCTCACCCACCGATTGGCCATCAGATCCTAAAGGACCTGCTCTGGCAATGACAAGGGCGCTTGAATCAGCAGGAATCGGACCCGATGAAATCGATTATGTTTGTGCCTCTGCCAACGGTGGAAGACAATTGGATGTTCTCGAAGCCGAGGCTCTGTCCAGTGTGTTCGCCGCAAAAGGGAAAAGACCCTATATCTCTTCCATCAAAGGGGCTGTCGGCGAAAGCTTCTCTTCAGGAGGAATAAGGGCCGCCGCCATGGCGCTATCAATAAAAGAAACAGTCATTCCTCCCACATTGGGACTTAATAATCCGATAATGCCCCTTCGGTTCGTCGTAAATAAAAAGAAGAAGACCCGGGTTGATTTCGGCATGGTAAACGGTTTCTCATCTGGCGGAACATTTGTTTCTATTATATTAAAGGCACTTTAA
- a CDS encoding beta-ketoacyl-[acyl-carrier-protein] synthase family protein — MQPERVVITGLGTINSIANSVPDFYNALRAGVCGIGPITVFDTTDSRTRTGGEVKGLRHQDILPREYSVKRMSRSDIMAMAAALEALEDAGLFPLPEELLEDTGVVIGGGAGGMLECEEAYRFYHKGMNKRVRFSRFSSLCCASSADHIASNLLTMGPKTTFMTACSSGATAIGYARDLIRSKMAKIIIAGGTEPLSRITYASFNSLKAVDKEYCKPFDKNRQGLSLGEGAGIMILESLSHAQSRDARICGEVLGYGVSCDSYHMTAPDPQASGAVRCMNAALQDAGVHHSLVNYVNAHGTATPANDVMETRGIKNVFGQRAYEIPVSSTKSMTGHTLGASGAIEGVASVLGIVHQFIPPTIHRTEPDPDCDLDYVTEGSRKADLSIVLSNSFAFGGNNTSITFGKFTEQGIINE, encoded by the coding sequence ATGCAACCAGAAAGAGTCGTCATAACGGGCCTGGGAACCATAAACTCTATCGCCAACAGCGTGCCCGATTTTTATAACGCCTTACGTGCAGGTGTCTGTGGCATTGGCCCCATTACTGTTTTTGATACTACCGACTCCAGAACCCGGACCGGAGGAGAAGTAAAGGGGTTAAGACATCAAGATATATTACCGCGCGAATATTCGGTGAAAAGAATGTCCCGCTCGGATATTATGGCCATGGCTGCAGCCCTGGAGGCTTTAGAAGATGCAGGGCTTTTTCCTCTACCGGAGGAACTGCTGGAGGACACCGGTGTGGTGATCGGAGGTGGGGCCGGAGGAATGCTGGAGTGTGAGGAGGCTTACAGATTCTATCACAAAGGTATGAATAAGCGCGTCCGATTTTCCCGTTTTTCCTCGTTGTGTTGCGCTTCTTCGGCGGATCACATTGCCTCCAATCTTCTAACTATGGGTCCTAAAACCACCTTCATGACCGCCTGCTCATCCGGAGCGACAGCCATCGGGTACGCCAGGGACCTGATCCGTAGCAAAATGGCCAAAATCATCATCGCAGGCGGTACCGAACCCCTTTCCAGAATTACCTATGCTTCATTTAATTCGTTGAAGGCAGTGGATAAAGAATACTGCAAGCCTTTTGATAAAAACCGCCAGGGTCTTTCCCTGGGAGAAGGCGCCGGAATCATGATCCTCGAATCATTGAGTCATGCGCAAAGCAGGGATGCTCGAATTTGCGGGGAGGTTCTGGGATATGGCGTGAGTTGCGATTCATACCACATGACTGCACCTGACCCGCAGGCCTCCGGTGCAGTGCGCTGTATGAACGCTGCCCTGCAGGATGCCGGAGTTCACCATTCATTGGTCAACTATGTCAATGCTCACGGTACGGCTACACCGGCAAATGATGTCATGGAAACCCGCGGAATTAAAAACGTATTTGGTCAAAGAGCGTATGAAATCCCGGTCAGTTCTACCAAATCGATGACCGGCCACACCCTGGGTGCTTCGGGAGCGATTGAAGGCGTGGCCTCTGTTTTAGGAATTGTCCATCAATTTATTCCACCCACCATTCACCGAACTGAGCCCGATCCTGACTGTGATCTTGATTATGTGACAGAAGGTTCGCGGAAAGCGGATCTCTCAATCGTTCTTTCCAATTCCTTTGCCTTTGGTGGCAACAACACTTCCATCACCTTTGGAAAATTTACCGAACAGGGCATTATTAATGAATAA